From Eriocheir sinensis breed Jianghai 21 chromosome 16, ASM2467909v1, whole genome shotgun sequence, a single genomic window includes:
- the LOC126999445 gene encoding RING-box protein 2-like — protein sequence MNNNDAELNDGETETIASDTQKPEKMFTLKKWNAVAMWSWDVECDTCAICRVQVMDACLRCQGENKQDDCVVIWGECNHSFHNCCMSLWVKQNNRCPLCQQEWSVQRVGK from the exons ATGAACAACAACGACGCAGAGCTCAACGATGGCGAGACAGAGACCATCGCCAGCGACACCCAGAAGCCGGAAAAGATGTTCACGCTTAAGAAGTGGAACGCGGTGGCCATGTGGAGCTGGGACGTGGAGTGTGACACCTGTGCTATCTGCCGTGTGCAAGTCATGG ATGCGTGCTTGAGGTGTCAGGGCGAGAACAAGCAGGATGACTGTGTGGTGATCTGGGGCGAATGTAACCACTCCTTCCACAACTGCTGCATGAGTCTTTGGGTGAAGCAGAACAACCGCTGTCCGTTGTGCCAACAAGAGTGGTCTGTTCAGCGGGTTGGCAAATAG
- the LOC126999438 gene encoding alpha-2-macroglobulin-like encodes MGSVTVEILSQPAVLLAIGRDPMASCRLWAVWWAVLVTLLAGCCDGKYVVTTPREWVQGAMAQLCVDVTDEQAPPGQITVSAFYDRWERDAREHVRVFFINNVTVPIRAGKAQFCEDIQVPRLPHEHRFHTYMTLWLRGHVAGEFLNQTQQVIMMGQTQKLFIQTDKFLYQPGQTVRFRLLTMHLTNTSVSTRNYPKVWVKTPKGTRIAQWNNVDNSAGLVHLEMTLADEPLQGGYRIHVKTEGGDKETGHFEVREYSLPRFEVTVAPKKKYIASDHSIIARVCAMYTYGQPVKGSLTLEVNNFRSGSCWKSINITSSIHGCKELQIELVTMRVIDCRVNRLQLRALIEEEGTEVLLQGLSSAEISSSAFTFKKVFQSDYKKPGLPYTLKVKVERHDGTPAVNVPVEMCKGDACRNLTVPDNGMIITNVGKETFENIRMKVLHSRIMLNDASFLTDVRRYFSPSNSSLMIYTPDEELKCADGEPSNEYSLPVLFITDQAKAAITVQVISKRSIQYLKTQEFDLVPGDLHLEPDDLVEPLEEPPVGTRRGMLNIPITLPFSLHSVTPLARVLVWLVRPDGEVVADARDIKVQKCLPNKAELAWSQDVAEPGEEVEMRLTSAPNSLCSLGVVDKSSLLLDTRPKSLTLDSIFSSLESFYIPRWYSRQYNDIEHCRDQLGDVERFRSYFTRYVDSMWMFSQSGLYVFSDLRLNTRLCEVMEFPYRQSIGPGFGLVDVRGQGGIESYADSTLSSNRIAGSSPVQEGQEGRARTDFPETWLWDLYVLPDTGTYSSQLTLPDTITEWVGQAVCVHPQEGLGLSQYSNVTTFTPFFLDLTLPPSIKRGETLGVLVSVFNYLRDPLPVILKLHGSTEYDIVRDPTSQLPDGVMEVCVAGSSKVVMNVKIKPTKIGQVNITVGATVNQNPGTECGNSAPQVIRSDTLVKPITVKAEGFPREKTWNKYICADDLVDGTDSLGPWDVRAPGGIVEGSDRGWVTVVGSLLSISLENLGHLIRMPYGCGEQNMIKFAPNVFILQYLTITRQATPEVTSRLTNLMKTGYQRQLLYLRSNGSYSAFGSADDSGSTWLTAFVVKSFAQAQPFITIDSKNLRDSIKWLVETQGPDGCFPSIGKVFNRALKGGVEDRGVEALTAYVLVALLESGAQNITSATLNATSCLLNTRSSLSPYILALKAYALALAERPEAMVVLNELMARAVVTPNSTHWKHSTAYSQSNSVAVETAGYAILAMLTLDPKEYEQPARMVVKWITAQRNGAGGFYSTQDTVVALQALAKYESTQYQGDMDFVATIKGIGIDHSFAVTEDNKLVTQRAPLRTLPTSLSLTMVGSGCAVFQSVLRYNDHEPEASDTFTLSIRTQTAADKTCTTKWINLCANYVLPGQKSNMAVIEVELVSGYIPIKDDLKKAVKENPLTIKRYEVDGSKVMFYIEEFTEGQNVCLRLRVERVVEVEEAKAGSVTVYDYYEPESSVSKTYNLPPSNQCVNA; translated from the exons GAAGTATGTGGTCACGACGCCGCGGGAGTGGGTGCAGGGGGCCATGGCGCAGTTGTGTGTTGATGTGACGGACGAGCAGGCACCTCCAGGCCAGATCACCGTCTCGGCCTTTTATGACCGATGGGAAAGGGACGCAAGGGAACATGTCCGAGTCTTCTTCATCAACAATGTCACGGTTCCCATTCGTGCTG GCAAAGCACAGTTCTGCGAGGACATCCAAGTACCTCGACTGCCCCATGAGCATCGTTTCCACACCTACATGACCCTGTGGCTGCGGGGACACGTGGCCGGGGAGTTCCTCAACCAGACGCAGCAGGTGATCATGATGGGCCAGACGCAGAAGCTCTTCATACAGACGGACAAGTTCCTCTACCAGCCCGGGCAGACGGTGCGGTTTAGGCTCCTGACGATGCATCTCACCAATACCTCCGTCAGTACCAGAAAT tacCCCAAGGTGTGGGTGAAAACTCCTAAGGGGACACGCATCGCCCAGTGGAACAACGTGGATAACTCAGCTGGCCTCGTCCACCTCGAGATGACTCTTGCTGACGAGCCTCTGCAG GGAGGGTATAGGATCCATGTCAAGACGGAGGGCGGCGACAAGGAGACCGGCCACTTCGAAGTCAGAGAATACAGTCTGCCGCGCTTCGAAGTAACCGTGGCCCCTAAGAAGAAGTACATCGCTTCGGACCACTCCATCATCGCTCGAGTTTGTGCTAT GTACACATATGGCCAGCCAGTGAAGGGAAGCCTGACCCTGGAGGTGAACAACTTCCGGTCTGGCAGTTGCTGGAAGTCCATCAACATCACGAGCTCG ATCCATGGGTGTAAAGAGCTTCAGATTGAGTTAGTGACCATGAGGGTGATAGACTGCAGGGTGAACAGGCTGCAACTAAGAGCCCTTatcgaggaggagggaacagaggtACTCCTGCAGGGCCTGTCCAGTGCCGAGATCTCCAGTTCTGCCTTCACCTTCAAGAAAGTCTTCCAGAGTGACTACAAGAAGCCCGGCCTCCCTTACACTCTCAAG GTGAAGGTGGAGAGGCATGACGGAACACCTGCAGTAAATGTGCCTGTGGAGATGTGCAAAGGTGATGCCTGTAGGAACCTCACGGTGCCTGATAATGGAATGATCATAACCAACGTGGGGAAGGAGACGTTCGAAAACATCAGA ATGAAGGTCTTGCACAGCCGCATCATGCTGAACGACGCGAGCTTCTTGACAGACGTAAGGCGATACTTCTCCCCCTCAAACTCCTCGCTGATGATCTACACCCCGGACGAGGAGCTCAAGTGTGCCGACGGGGAGCCGAGCAATGAGTATAGCCTCCCGGTGTTATTCATCACTGATCAGGCCAAGGCTGCCATCACTGTCCAG GTCATATCCAAGCGCAGCATTCAGTACTTGAAGACTCAGGAGTTTGACTTGGTGCCCGGGGACCTGCACCTCGAACCCGATGACCTAGTTGAACCCCTTGAAGAACCTCCTGTGGGCACAAGACGCGGCATGCTGAACATTCCCATCACGCTGCCCTTCTCCCTGCACTCCGTCACCCCCTTGGccaga GTGTTGGTGTGGCTGGTGCGGCCTGACGGAGAGGTGGTGGCAGACGCGAGAGATATCAAGGTCCAGAAGTGTCTCCCTAACAAGGCTGAGCTGGCGTGGTCCCAAGACGTCGCTGAACccggagaggaggtggagatgcgCCTCACCTCAGCACCTAACTCACTGTGCAGCTTAG GTGTTGTGGACAAGAGCTCCCTTCTCCTGGACACCCGCCCCAAGTCCCTCACCCTGGACAGCATCTTCAGTTCCCTCGAGAGCTTCTACATCCCCCGGTGGTACTCGAGGCAGTATAATGACATTGAACACTGCAGGGACCAGTTGGGAG ATGTGGAGAGGTTCCGATCCTACTTCACCCGATACGTTGATTCCATGTGGATGTTTAGC CAATCCGGCCTCTACGTGTTCTCCGACCTGAGGCTGAATACGCGGCTGTGCGAGGTGATGG AGTTCCCCTACAGACAGAGTATAGGCCCTGGGTTTGGCTTGGTTGATGTGAGGGGGCAAGGGGGCATCGAGTCCTATGCGGACTCCACCTTAAGTTCTAATAGAATTGCTGGTAGTAGCCCGGTGCaggaaggacaagaaggaagagcTCGCACCGACTTCCCCGAGACATGGCTTTGGGATCTTTATGTCCTTCC GGACACTGGCACCTACTCAAGCCAACTGACCTTGCCCGACACCATCACGGAGTGGGTGGGTCAGGCTGTCTGCGTCCACCCTCAGGAAGGTCTTGGCCTCTCGCAGTACTCTAATGTCACCAccttcacccccttcttcctGGACCTCACTCTGCCGCCCTCCATCAAGCGCGGGGAAACACTTGGAGTCCTCGTCTCCGTCTTTAACTACCTCCGAGACCCCTTACCT GTTATTCTTAAGCTCCATGGAAGCACCGAGTATGACATTGTGAGGGACCCGACAAGCCAGCTGCCGGATGGGGTCATGGAGGTATGTGTGGCGGGCAGCAGCAAGGTGGTCATGAACGTGAAGATCAAGCCAACCAAGATAGGACAGGTCAACATCACTGTGGGGGCGACGGTGAACCAGAATCCAGGGACGGAGTGTGGAAATTCCGCTCCTCAGGTCATAAGAAG CGACACATTGGTGAAGCCCATAACTGTGAAGGCTGAAGGTTTCCCGAGAGAGAAGACGTGGAACAAGTATATATGTGCCGATG ACCTGGTAGATGGGACTGATTCGCTGGGCCCCTGGGACGTGAGGGCACCTGGAGGCATCGTCGAGGGCTCGGACCGTGGCTGGGTGACTGTGGTGGGCagcctcctctccatctcccttgaG AACCTAGGCCACCTTATCCGCATGCCTTACGGATGTGGCGAGCAGAACATGATCAAGTTTGCTCCCAACGTGTTCATCCTGCAGTACCTGACCATAACGAGGCAGGCCACACCCGAGGTCACATCCAGGCTTACCAACCTCATGAAAACAG GCTACCAGCGACAACTGTTGTACCTCAGGAGCAATGGGTCGTACAGTGCCTTCGGGTCAGCTGACGACAGTGGGTCCACCTGGCTCACGGCTTTTGTGGTCAAATCTTTCGCCCAGGCCCAGCCGTTCATCACA ATTGACAGTAAGAACCTCCGTGACTCGATAAAGTGGCTGGTAGAGACGCAGGGACCGGACGGCTGCTTCCCCTCCATCGGCAAGGTGTTCAACAGGGCTCTGAAG GGTGGCGTGGAAGACCGAGGAGTCGAGGCGCTGACTGCCTACGTGTTGGTGGCCCTTCTTGAGAGCGGGGCGCAAAACATCACCTCTGCCACCCTGAACGCCACCTCCTGTCTCCTGAACACTCGCTCCAGCCTAAGCCCGTACATCCTTGCCCTTAAGGCCTATGCGCTGGCCCTGGCGGAAAGGCCTGAAGCTATGGTGGTCCTGAATGAGCTGATGGCCCGGGCGGTTGTGACACCTAACTCCACCCATTGGAAGCACTCAACAGCATaca GTCAAAGTAACTCGGTGGCAGTGGAGACGGCTGGCTATGCTATCCTGGCCATGCTGACGCTGGACCCGAAGGAGTATGAACAGCCCGCCAGGATGGTGGTCAAGTGGATCACCGCACAGAGGAATGGCGCTGGGGGCTTCTACTCCACCCAG GACACAGTGGTGGCCCTCCAAGCCCTGGCCAAGTACGAGTCCACACAGTACCAGGGCGACATGGACTTTGTGGCGACCATCAAGGGCATCGGCATCGACCACTCCTTTGCCGTCACTGAGGACAACAAACTGGTGACCCAACGTGCCCCCCTCCGCacccttcccacctccctctccctcaccatgGTGGGGAGCGGATGTGCTGtgttccag TCTGTCCTGCGGTACAACGACCACGAACCTGAAGCAAGCGACACCTTCACTCTGAGCATCAGGACCCAGACAGCAGCGGACAAGACCTGCACCACCaaatggatcaacctgtgcgccaaCTATGTCCTTCCCGGTCAGAAGTCAAATATGGCCGTGATCGAGGTGGAGCTTGTGTCGGGCTACATCCCCATCAAGGACGACCTCAAGAAAGCCGTCAAGGAGAACCCCCTCACGATCAAGCGCTATGAGGTGGACGGAAGTAAGGTGATGTTCTATATTGAGGAGTTTACCGAGGGTCAGAATGTGTGTCTTCGGCTGAGGGTGGAgcgtgtggtggaggtggaggaggctaaGGCAGGCTCCGTGACCGTCTACGATTACTACGAGCCGGAGTCTTCAGTGAGCAAG ACCTACAATCTCCCGCCAAGCAATCAATGTGTCAACGCTTGA